A window of uncultured Umboniibacter sp. contains these coding sequences:
- the clpP gene encoding ATP-dependent Clp endopeptidase proteolytic subunit ClpP yields MQNFDHNKTSIDPQALGLIPMVVEQSSRGERSYDIYSRLLKERVIFVVGPVEDHMANLIVAQLLFLESENPDKDIHLYINSPGGSVTAGMSIYDTMQFIKPDISTICLGQACSMGAFLLNAGTPGKRFCLPNSRVMIHQPSGGAQGQASDIHIQAQEILKIRERLNQLMAEHSGQSLERIELDTERDNFMSADEAKAYGLVDEVLLKRPV; encoded by the coding sequence ATGCAGAATTTTGATCACAACAAAACGAGTATCGACCCGCAAGCGCTAGGCCTGATCCCAATGGTGGTAGAGCAGTCTTCGCGTGGTGAGCGTTCCTATGATATCTATTCACGGTTACTCAAAGAGCGTGTGATTTTTGTGGTTGGTCCCGTAGAGGATCACATGGCAAATCTGATTGTGGCGCAGTTGTTGTTCCTAGAGTCGGAAAATCCAGACAAGGATATTCACCTGTATATCAATTCACCAGGTGGTTCAGTAACGGCTGGTATGTCAATTTACGATACCATGCAGTTCATCAAACCGGATATCAGCACAATTTGCCTGGGTCAGGCCTGCAGTATGGGTGCTTTCCTTCTTAATGCGGGGACCCCTGGTAAGCGCTTCTGCCTGCCGAATTCTCGCGTGATGATTCACCAGCCATCGGGTGGCGCACAGGGCCAAGCTTCAGATATTCATATTCAAGCCCAAGAGATTCTTAAAATCCGTGAGCGACTAAATCAGCTGATGGCTGAGCATAGCGGACAGTCGCTGGAGCGTATTGAGTTAGATACTGAACGTGATAATTTTATGAGTGCTGACGAGGCGAAGGCCTATGGCTTAGTAGACGAGGTTCTACTTAAGCGACCTGTTTAG